GGCGCCGAGGCCCCCCTGCTCCAGTCCCAGCTGGAGCGGCTGGTGCGCCAGCTCACCGTGCTCCACACCGCCGCCACCCGCCGCCTGGAGGCCCTCCCCACGGCTTCGTCCCAGGCCCAGCCTTCCACGATTAACGGGCCTTAACAGAACAGGCTGAATAGATTGCGGGACTCCTCCTTGGTGTCTGGAGCCCCCATGTCCTCCTGGCTGTCCCGAGTCCCCCTGCAGGGCCTGCTGCTGGCCGCCTCCACCCTCCTGCCCCCTGTCGCGAGCGCGGCGAACGAGACCGTGCGGGTGTGGCTGACGACGACGTCCGGCAGCGCGCTGGCGAAGAAGCTCAACGCGGAGGCGAACAAGGCGTTCGGTCCGGAGACGGGCAGCGCCACGGCCATCGACGTGAACGAAGGCGTGACGTACCAGACCCTCGACGGGTTTGGCGGCGCGCTCACGGATTCGTCCGCGTGGCTCATCTTCAACTCGCCGCAGCGCACGGCCATCATGAACGACCTGTTCAGCGTGAGCGCGGGCGCGGGCCAGAGCGCCATCCGCCTGCCCATGGGCGCGTCCGACTTCTCGCGCAACAACTACACCTACGACGACACCTGCTGCGACCTGAACGACTTCTCCGTGGGTCACGACACGGCGTACATCCTGCCGCTCTTGAAGCAGGCGCGCGCCATCAACCCGGAGGTGAAGGTGTTCGCGGTGCCGTGGAGCGCGCCCGCGTGGATGAAGTTCAACAACTCGCTCACCGGCGGCGGCTACCTGCGCAATGACCTGTACGGCACCTATGCGAACTACTTCGTGCGCTTCGTGCAGGCCTACCAGGCGAACGGCGTGCCCATCCACGCGCTGAGCCTCCAGAACGAGCCGCACAACGCCAACGGCGGCTACGCGACGATGCAGATGGAGTCCAACGACCAATCCGTCTTCGCCGCCCAGTATCTGCGCCCCGCGCTCAACGCCGCGGGCTTCAACGGCGTGAAGGTGCTGGCGTGGGACCACAACTGGCACGACGGCTCGGGCCCGGCGGGCTATCCGCACGAAGTGATGGCCTACAACGGCGGGCAGGCGCAGAACGCCGTCGCGGGCGTGGCCTACCACTGCTACGAGAGCCCCGAGGGCAGCTACAGCGTCCAGTCCGCGTTCCATGACGCCTACCCCGCCAAGGAGGTGCACTTCACCGAGTGCACCGGCGGATTCTGGGCCACCAACGCCGCGGCGAACCTGGAGTGGGCGCTGCAGAACAACCTCTTCGGGCCGCTGCGCCACTGGTCGCGCACGTCCTTCTACTGGAACCTGGCCCTGGACCCGAACCACGGGCCGCGCGTGGGCGGCTGCGCGGACTGCCGGGGCATGTTCACCGTGGACAACGCCAACGGCACGTACACGCGCAACGAGGAGTACTACGCGTGGGCGCACCTGGCGAAGGTGGTGCGGCCGGGCGCGGTGCGCGTGGGCGCCACGTCGCTGGGCAACAACAACGTCGAGACGCTCGCCTTCCGCAACCCGGACGGCTCGCGTGCGCTCATCGCGCTGAACTCGAATGACGGCGCCACGCTGTCCTTCAAGGTCCGCTGGAACGGCCAGGCCTTCGAGTACACGCTGCCGCCGCGCTCGGTGGCGTCCTTCCAGTGGGGCGGGACGTCCGGCCCGCAGGGGCCGTGGTACCGGCTGGTCAACAAGGCCACCGGAAAGTGCGTGGACATCGTGGGCCCGTCCGCGGCGGACGGCACCGGGCTGCACCAGTGGGCGTGCCACACGGGCGCAAGCCAGCAGTGGTCCCTGGTGGCCACGGACAGCGGCTACTCGCGGCTGGTGTCGCGCCACAGCGGCAAGGCGGTGGACGTGGCGGACGCAAGCCAGGCGGACGGCGCGCGCGTGCAGCAGTGGTCCTGGGCGGGCGGCGCCAACCAGCAGTTCAAGCCGGTGGCCACCACCGGCGGCTACACCCGCTTCGAGGCCCGCCACAGCGGCAAGGTGCTGGACGTGAGCAACTGCTGGAGCAGCGGCGACGGGGCCGCTGTCCAGCAATGGGTCTGGTCCAACAACGACTGCCAGCAGTTCCGCCTGGAAGCCATGCCCTGATCAGGGCACCGTCGCCAGGAAGCCCTCGAGCAGCGTGTTCACCTGCTCGGGGGCGTCCAGCTGCACCCAGTGCCCCGTGCCCGTCACCAGCTTCGACGGAAGGCTCGGGACGAGCACGTGGTACGCGCCGGGGGTCTGGTTGAGCGGCGTGATGACGGACAGGGACGGTCCCGGGTAGCGCTTCAGCGCGGTGACGGGATCGAACTTGAGCAGCGAGCCCATGGCAGCCTTCACCGCCGCGCGCTGCGTGCGCCGCAGCTGTCCCAGCACCTGCTCACGCACCTGGGGCGTGGACGGCTCCAGCAGCGTGCCCCAGTACTGCTCGATGACCTGCGCCCAGCCGTCGGTGTCGAGCGCGGCCATCATCCCCTCGGCCGCCTCCTTCGGAACCTCGCGGCCGTCGGATGCCGGATCCAACAGGAAGAGCCCCGCCACGCGCTCCGGGTGCGCCGCCGCGTACGCCACGCACACCGCGCCGCCCAGGCTGTGCCCCACCAGCACCACGCGGGACAGCCCCAGCCCGTCCACCACCGTGGCCACGTCCTGGGAGAAGTCCTCCACCGTGAAGTCCGCGTTCAACGTGAGCGTGGACCGGCCGTGCCCCCGCAGGTCCAGCGCGACCGCACGGCGCTGCTTGCGCACCTGCTGGAGCTGCGCCGCCCACTGCCGCGTGTCGCCACAGGCCGAGTGCACGAACACCACCGGTGTGCCCGGCCCCGTCCCGCCATCGTCCACGAACAGCTCACCCGCCGTGCCCTTCATGTCCCCGTGCCTTTCCGGGCCGGAAATCCGGCCACGCGTCGATGCCTGGAATCCTGCGTCCGTCGGCCCGCCTGGGGAAAGGCTGACGGCTCCAGCGCCGGATCCGTCCGGCGGGCAACACCCGGCAGGGCACCCGGCGCACTCCCGCCGATCTTTTTTGATGCGGATGGTTCCATTCGCCGCCCTCGCCCCCACTGTTCGCGCTGCACCGCCCGTGAACTCCTCCGACGCCAAGAACGCCCACGCAGGCCGCACCCCCATCACGGTCCTCAACGTCAACGACGACCCGGCGACGCTGTACCTGCTCAGCCTCACGCTGAAGCAGGGCGGCTACCAGGTGCTCGAGGCCACGGGAGGGCGCGAGGCGCTCCGGCTCGCCCAGGGGCGGCCCGACCTGGTGCTGCTGGACGTGCACATGCCGGACATCGACGGCTATGAGGTGTGCCGCCGCCTGCGCGCGGACGAGGCCACGCACGACCTGCTCATCGCCCACCTGTCGTCCGTGTCCGTCCAGCGCGAGGACCGCGTGCGGGGCCTGGCCCAGGGCGCGGACGCGTACTGGACGCGGCCCCTGGCGGAGGACGAGCTGCTCGCGAACATCGAGGCGCTCTTGCGCCTGCAGACCCGCGCCCGGGACGCCGTGCGCGCGCGCGACCGGTTCCTCAGCATCGCCGCGCATGAGCTGAAGACGCCCCTCACCGTGCTGCGCCTCAACCTGGAGCGCGCGGTGGAGATGGTGGTCCACGACGCGGATGCGGACGGCGCCATGGGCAAGCGCCTCACGCCCGCGGTGCGCCACCTCACGCGGCTGCAGAACCTGGTGGACAACCTGCTGGACGTGTCCCGCCTGTCCACGCAGGGCATGGCGCTCCAGGTGGAGACGGTGGACTTCTCCCAGGTGGTGCGCGAACAGGTGGAGCGCTTCCAGGCTCCGGCCCGCAGCGCGAACGTGGAGCTGACCGCGGAGCTGCCGGACGCACCCGTCCTCCTCTTCGGGGACCGGCGCCTGCTGGAGCAGGCCGTGGGCCACCTGCTGTCCAACGCCATCAAGTTCGGCGAGGACCGGCCCGCGAAGGCGCGCCTGTCCACGCACGAAGGCCACGCGGTGCTCGCCGTGGAGGACCAGGGCGTGGGCATCGCGCCGGAGGAGCACGCGCGCATCTTCCGCCGCTTCGAGCGCGTGGCTTCCGGAGGCCGCTTCGACGGTCTGGGCCTGGGGCTCTACCTGGCCCAGGAGATCGCCGCCGCGCACGACGGCACGTTGAGCGTGAAGAGCGCCCTGGGCCAGGGCGCGTGTTTCGAGTTGAGGCTGCCCCTGCATCGCACCCAGCGGTACTGACGCATCCCAAGGGAGAACGATTCGTGTCGAACACCGAAGACGCGGACGGCAGCACCCCGTCCAGCGAAGGCAAGAGCCCGGCGAAGCGCCTCGTCACCAATGTGCCCCGGCTGGACTTCATCACCAAGGGCGGCCTCATCCAGGGCTCGTCCTACGCCATCATCGGCCCCCCGGGCTCCGGCAAGACGGTGCTGGCCAACCAGATTGCCTTCCAGCACGTGAAGAACGGCGGCAAGGCGCTCTACGTGACGCTGCTGTCGGAGTCGCACGGGCGCATGCTGGAGAACCTGTCGCAGATGACGTTCTTCGACGCCGACGTCATCCCGGACCGGCTCCAGTACCTCAGCGGCTACCGCGACCTGGAGCGCGACGGGCTCAAGGGCCTCCTGGAGCTGTTGCGCAAGAACGCCCAGGCGCACGGCACCACGCTGCTCATCATCGACGGCATGGACGCGGCGAAGGAGTTCGCCCGCTCGGACCTCTCCTTCAAGCGCTTCCTCCAGGACCTGCAGACCTTCAGCAGCATCCTGGGCTGCACCACGCTGCTGCTCGCCCCGCACCATGAGGGGGAGATCCACCCGGAGAACACCGCGGTGGACGGCATCTTCGAACTGTCCCTCTGGCTGCACGGTCCCCGCGCGGTGCGCGAGCTCATCGCCATCAAGTTCCGCGGCGGGCCGTCCCTCCTGGGCCGCCACGAGGTGGAGATCAGCAACCAGGGCATGGTCATCCACCCGCGCACGGAGGTGCAGTTCGCGCACCCCGCCGCGGAGGGGCGCGAGGACCGCATCCGGATGCCCTTCGGAATCCCCCGTCTGGACGACGCGCTCCGGGGCGGCGTGCTGTCCGGCTCCACCACGCTGCTGTTGGGCGCGCCCGGCACGGGAAAGACGCTCCTGGGGTTGCACTTCCTCCTCGAGGGCGCGCGCGCGGGCCAGCCGGGCGTCTACTTCGGCTTCTTCGAGACGCCCCCCCGCCTCATCGAGAAGGCGGAGGGCACCGGCATGGGGGACCTCAAGAAGTACGTGGACGAGGGCCTCATTGAAATCCAGTGGCAGCCGCCGCTGGAGCACAACCTGGACTCGCTGGCGGAGAAGCTCCTGGAGCGCATCGAGGAGCGCAAGGTGGACCGCCTGCGCCTCTTCATCGACGGCGTGTCCGGCTTCCGCTCCGCGGCCGTGTACCCGGACCGCATGGGGCGCTTCTTCTCCGCGCTCACGCACCAGCTGCGGATGATGGACGTCACCACGCTGTACTCGGATGAGACGCCCCTGTTCAGCCCCGGCGTGGACATGCCCCAGCCGGAGGCCGCTTCCACCGTGGAGAACGTCATCCTGGTGCGCTACGTGGAGCTGCGCTCGCAGCTCTACCGGCTGCTCTCCATCATGAAGATGCGCGAGAGCGCCTATGACAGCGGCATCCGCGAGTTCTCCATCAGCGAACAGGGCATCCAGGTCGCGGGCACCTTCGAGAGCGCGGAGAGCATCCTCACCGGCCACGCGCGCCTGTCCGGCGGCGAGAGCTCCCGCCCCGACCGCGTGAAGGCCCCCCTGGGCGCGAAGAAGAAGCAGGGCCGCAAGGCACCCGCGAAGAAGAAGCCGGGCTCGAAGAAGGCTCCGGCGGGCGCGTCCCGGCGGAGGCGTTCATGAAGACCGTGCTCGTCGTGGACGATGAGCTGGACATCGCCGAAGCCATCCAGGCCATCCTGGAAGAGGAACAGCTGCGCGTCGTCGTCTGCGGCAACGGCCGCGAGGCGCTGGCCAAACTCAAGGAGGAGAAGCCCGACCTGGCCATCATCGACGTGATGATGCCGGTGATGAACGGCTACGAGACCATCGACGCCATCCGCAAGGACGCAAGCCTCCGCTTCCCCATCCTCGTCATGAGCGCCATCCAGCCGCCCAAGGCCAAGATGGAGGAGCAGCAGTGGTCCGGCTTCCTCAAGAAGCCGTTCTCCCTGCGAGACCTGGTGGACGCCGTGGAGCGGCTGACGTCGTCGTAGGTTCCGCTCTCACTTTTTCAGCGCAAAGCATCCGCGGCGGGCAGGCAGCCGGCGCGGGTGCTTCCGGTTGAAATCGAAATATCGCGCGCGCACAGTGGGTCCACCTGACGCGACGCATCCATGCCTACTGAAGTCGAGCCGACACCCTCCCGCGAGCCGGGCCTCTTCCGCCTGACCTGGCCCATCTTCTTCGAAATCTTCCTCTTCATGCTGATGGGCACGGCGGACACGCTGATGCTCAGCGGTGTGTCGGACGCCGCCGTCTCCGCGGTGGGTGTCGTCAATCAGTACGTCTTCATCTGCATCCTGGTGATGGAGGTGGTGAGCCACGGCGCGTCCATCGTCGTGTCCCAGTACCTGGGCGCGAAGCGCGGCACGGAGGCGGCGCGCATCGCGGCGCAGGCCATCACGATGAACTTCCTCCTGGGGCTCGCGGTGAGCGGCGGGCTGCTGCTGTCCGCGGACTTCATCCTGGGGCGGATGAACCTGGAGCCCCAGACGCTGGCGTACGCGAGCACCTACTGGCACATCGCGGGCGGCTTCCTTTTCCTCCAGGCGCTCATCAACGTCTTCTCCAGCCTCATCCGCACGTACGGCTTCACGCGGCAGTCCATGTACGTGGCCATGGGCATGAACGTGGTGCACGTGGTGGGCAACTGGGTGCTCATCTTCGGCCACTTCGGCATGCCGGCGCACGGCGTGGCGGGCGCGGCCATGTCCACCGTCTTCAGCCGCGCGATGGCGGTGGGCGTCTTCGCGTGGATGCTCTGGCGGGTGATGGACGTGAAGATGCGGCCCGCGCACTTCGTGGCGCTGACGCGCGAGTACGTGCGGAAGATCCTCCGCGTGGGCGTGCCGTCCGCGGTGGAGCAGATGACGTACCACGCGTGCCAGACGGTGTTCCTGTACTACGTGACGTACCTGGGCCCGGTGGCGCTGGCGTCGCGGCAGTACGCCAACGCCATGTCCCAGTACGTGTTCCTGTGCAGCCTGGCCATCGGCATGGGCACGTCCATCATCGTGGGCCGGCTGGTGGGCGCGCAGCGCTCGCAGGACGCGTACGCGCGCGTGCTCAAGAGCCTCAAGTGGAGCATCGGCATCACGGTGGCGGTGGACGTGACGGCCATCCTCTTCCGCGAGCCGCTCATCCGCCTCTTCACGCACGACGGCGACATCCTGCGGCTCACCTCGCAGGTGCTCGTCCTGAGCCTGCTGCTGGAGACGGGCCGCTCGTTCAACCTGGTGCTGGTGAACGCGCTGCGCGCCGCGGGCGACGCCACCTTCCCGGTCATCATGGCGATGATCTCCATGGTCTGTATGAGCCTGCCCCTGGGCTACTTCCTGGTGTTCCACCTGCACCTGGGGCTCGCGGGCGTGTGGCTCGCCGTGGCCGCGGACGAGTGGACGCGCGGCCTGGCCATGTGGATGCGCTGGCGAAGCCGCGCGTGGGAGCGCCAGTCGCTCGTGTCCCCGGCGGAGGCGCCGGTGGTGATGGCGCACTGAAGAGGGCTTGAAAGCGCGCCCGCCCTGCACGCCTGCACGGGGCGGCCAGGCGCGCTCCATCCCCGGCCCCTTCCGCTGGACGCGCCGCATCCCACTTTTGGTGGGCTGCGTTCCAGGCCAAACCGGGAGGTGCCCATGCTCGCCGTCGTCTACAAAGAGAACAGCCAGGTGAAGGTGGAGGAGGTCGAGGATCCGAAGCTGGAGTCTCCCACCGACTGCGTCATCCGCGTCACCTCCGCCGGCATCTGTGGAAGTGACCTGCACATGTACGAGGGCCGCACCGCGTCCAAGGCCGGACAGGTGTTCGGCCACGAGAACATGGGCGTCGTGGAGCAGGTAGGCCCCGGCGTCAGGAGCATCAAGAAGGGCGACCGCGTGGTGCTGCCCTTCAACATCGCCTGCGGCACCTGCTTCGACTGCGTGCGCGGCCGCACCGAGGCGTGCCTCGTCGCCAATCCGGAAGCGCCGCACGCGGGCTACGGCTACGCGGGCATGGGCCCGTACCGCGGTGGACAGGCGGAGCTGCTCCGGGTGCCCTGGGCGGACTACAACTGCCTGAAGATTCCCGGGCAGCCGGGCGACGAGTTGGAGGACGACTTCCTCCTCTTGTCGGACGTGTTCCCGACCGCGTACCACGGCACCGAGCTTGCGAACGTGCGGCCGGGCGCCACCGTGGCCGTCTTCGGCGCGGGGCCGGTGGGCCTGCTCGCCGGCTACTGCGCGCTCTTGCGCGGCGCTTCGGAGGTCTACGTGGTGGACAGCGTCCCGGAGCGCCTGGCCAAGGTGAAGGAGATGGGCGCCATCCCCATCGACTTCACGAAGGGCGACCCGGTGAAGCAGATCATCGACCTGCGCCGCGGCAACCCGCTCATCATGGGCGCGCTGCGCGCCGGTGAGGAGAAGGCCATGGGCGTGATGTGCGGCATCGACGCCGTGGGCTACCAGTCGCGCGACATCAAAGGCGCGGACGCGCACGGCGGCCGGGAGAAGCCCACCCAGGTGCTGGAGCAGCTGGTGGAGCTGGTGAACCCCACGGGCTCCATTGGCGTCATTGGCGTCTACATGGCCCCGGACCCCGGCGCGCCGGACGAGAACGCGAAGCAGGGCATCTACCCGCTGCCGTGGGCCAAGGTGTTCGACAAGGGCATCACCGTGGGCACCGGCCAGACGCCGGTGAAGCGCTACAACCACTTCCTGAGGGACCTCATCATCGCGGGCCGCGCCAGGCCGAGCATGATCGTCAGCCACCGCCTGCCGCTGCAGGACGCGCCGGACGCATACAAGAAGTTCGACGCACGCAAGGACGGCTACACCAAGGTCATCCTCAAGCCCCAGCTGAGCCCCAAGGCCCGCGCTTAGGTGACCCTGTCCGCGGGTCCCAGGGTGTGCACACCCTGGGACTTCAGCGGTATAAGGTTCGACGGTGGACGCACTGGACAAACCCTCGACCGTGCTGGTGGTCGAGAGCTACGACGACCTGCGCGAGGCCCTGGCGGCCCTCCTCGTGGTGGAGGGCTACACGGTGCTGTCCGTGCCCTCGTCCACGCAGGCGCTGGACGTGCTGTCCCGGATCCCCGACATGCCCTCGCTGGTGCTGCTCAGCCTGATGCTGCGCAACCCGGAGGACCAGCGCTTCCTCACCCGGCTGCGGAACCTGGGCCTGACGACGCGGCTGCCGGTGCTGGCGCTCACCGCGGACCCGGACCTCCAGGCGGCCCCGCCCGGGACGGTGTGCCTCCTGGGCAAGCCGGTGCGCACGGAGGTGCTCCTGGCCGCCGTGGACCGCTACCGGACCCGGCACTGAAGGCCGGCGTTGGGCGCCGATGTAGGCATGAAAACGCGGCAACTCCGGGCGGCAAGGGTCGATAATCCATCAACGTCCACCGTCTCGGTGGTTCGAGGGGGAAGACCCGACATGTCCAGAATCGGTGAGTCGATTGGCGGCGCCATCGCGGCGCGAGTGCAGCAGGCGTTGACCCCGCAGGTCCGCCCCACCCCGCCGCCCCCGGCCCCGCCGGTCGCGCGGCGTCCTTCTGACACCTTCGAGTCCGCCCCGGCCGCCCGTCGCGGAGGCCCCGCGCTGGGGACGCCCGCGCCCGCGGCCACGCCCACCCCGGTGGGCACGTCCGGCACGGCGGTGCAGACGAACGGCGCCACGGTGGCGGACTACCAGGTGGGTCCTCCCCGGCGTCCGGACATCCACCACGACAACGGCTTCCTGCAGAACCCCAACGATCCCAACGACCCGAACCCCATCCCCACGGAGAGCCCGGGCCTGGGTGACTACGCGGCGCGGGCCGAGTGGGAGCTGAAGCTCAACGCCGCGCGCGCCATCCAGGGCGTGCCGGGCGTGCCGCACAACGACATCCCGGACGGCCTGGACACGTACGACCACTTCCTGCACGGCAACGGGGCGGACCGGCACTTCGACTACGAGCGCTTCGTCAGCACGGACCCCGCCGGCCGGGCGGTGCTCACCAACTCCACGCGCGACACGCAGCAGGCGGCGGAGGCGACCTACAACCAGATGATCGCCCGGGACCCGTCGCTCGCGGGCAAGCCGGTGACGTTCCAGATCACCGGCTCGCAGATTGGCGTGGGCTCCAGCGAGCAGTTCCCCTACCCGGAGACGGAGAACTGGCAGAAGGCGATTGGCGGCCACTCCATCTGGAACAGCGCGACCGTGACGGTCTACCCGCCGGAGACGCCGGGCGGAAAGCCCCGCTTCGAGATGGACATGACGCTCCACGCGGAGGACCGCTACAACTTCAACCCGGGCCAGCAGGACATCAACACCGGCACGCCGGACGCGGACAACGGCCGGCTGGAGCGCACGGGCCTGGGGCACCAGTACACCAACTACGGCACGCTCCAGCGGCACGTGACGTGGGACCAGGGGAGCCCCGAGAATGCGACGTCGCGTCCCATCGGTGGCCGTTAGGCGCACGCTGGCTACCACCCTGCTCGCGGGGTGTGTTTCGCTGGCCTGCGACAAGCCCTCAGGGGGGAGTGCATCCATGACGACACAGACGGCCGCGCCTGCGGCGAAGACGGGAACGGACCTGGAGACGCTGGAGAAGACCGTGACGCTGCCGCGCCGCCCCCAGGCGGTGCAGTGGCGCACGTCTCCGCGTGGCATCCCCGGCGGGCTTGGCCCCACGGACACGCAGTTCCTCGCGGTGCTGGAGTACCCGGCGGCGGAGGCCCAGGCGCTCCAGGCCCAGCTGAAGCCCACGCGGCTGACGGTGAAGCTGGAGGACGGCGGGTGGCTGCCGGAGGCCACCCGGGAGGCCCTGAAGGGCGCCACCGCCTACGACGCGGCGCCCTTCTTCAAGGGCTCGCTGCGCCAGGGCACCGTGTTCCAGCTGCCCCAGTCGAGCACCTTCGTGCTGGTGCTCTTCAGCAGCTAGAGCCCGCGCGGAAGAAACAGGGCCCGGCCGCGAACACTCGCGCCCGGGCCCTTCGCTTTTTCAGAGGCTACGTCATGCCTTCGGGCCGGGACTTCTTCTGGGGCGTGGCACCCGTGTGGCGGACGTTGCCGCGCGAGCCGGGCTTGTCCCCCGAGCGGCTGTCCGAGCTGTTGATGATGGCGCTCGCGAGCAGGAAGGCGTTGAGGCGCAGCTGCATGAAGTTGTGCTCCACCTTCGGCGGCTGCTGCATGCGCAGGGTGCGGTCCTCCCCCTGCTGGTGCTTCGGCCACTCCGTCGCGGACGCGGGCACCCCCGTGCGGGCGAACTGGAGCATCCAGCCGCTCACCTGGCGCGAGTACGCGCGGTCCTCGTCGGTGACGACGTCCTGGGTGGGCGGGCAGCGCGCCACCGTGTCCAGGAAGTACGGCACGTCCGAGCCGTGCGGGACGCCGTCGGGGTACTCCGGGCGCAGCTCCGCGGCGGTGTACTCGAAGTAGAAGCGCCACGCGTCGGAGACCTTGGTGTGCAGGTCCGCGACCTGCCGGGGGATGAGCGTGAAGACGATGTCGCGGCACACCTGCCGCGCCAGCTCCTCGTCCGGTGACACGCCCGGGTAGAGCAGGCCAATGGGCACGTTGTTGTCCCGGAGCGCCTGGAGGATCTCCATGGGGTCGCGGCCCATGGCGGTCATCACGCTCACGTCATCGCTGGTGCTGCCCAGGATGAGCGGCACGCGCGCCTGCTGCTGCGCCTTGAAGGTGGACAGGATGGACTGGGGCAGCACCGTGTCGCCACACACGGCCACGGGCGCCAGCGAGTGGTCCGGTGACTGCTGCCAGAAGGACTCCGCGGACAGCTGGCGCATGCGCTCCGGGGTCGCTTCCGCGTCCGGCACGCCCATGTCACGCATCAGCGCCTGCCCCTTGAGCATCGCCTTCTCCAGCGGCATCTCGTCCAGGCCGTACACGCTCATCGCGACGCCCCGGTGGAACAGCGGCTTCGCGGCCTCCATGCAGAAGAGGGACAGCACGCTCTTGGCGCCCGCGGACTGGCCGATGATCGTGACGTTGCCCGCGTCCCCGCCGAACTTCGCGATGTTTCGGTTCACCCACTGGAGCGCGGCGACCTGGTCCAGCAGGCCGAAGTTGGCCGCGCCGCCGCCCGGCTCCTTCTGGAGCGCCGGGTGGGCCAGGAAGCCCAGGTGGCCCAGGCGGTAGTTGAGCGTGACGAGGATGGCGTCCCGCGACGCCAGGGGCACGCCGTCGTACGGGGGCAGGCCGCTGGCGCCAATCACATACGCGCCGCCGTGGATCCACACGATGACGGGCAGCTTCGCCTGGGGGTCCACGCGAGGCGTCCAGACATTGAGGTAGAGACAATCCTCGCCCATCGGGTACGGGTCGCCGCCACCGCCCGCGATGCAGCCGTCGCGAGACTGGAGCGAGGATTTACCGAACGTGGACGCCTGCCGGATGTGCTTCCAGGGCACGACCGGGGCGGGAGGACGCCACCGCAGCGCGCCCACGGGAGGCTGGGCGTAGGGAATGCCCTTGAAGGCATACACCCCTTCCTCGACGACGCCTTGGAGCTGTCCTTCGACCGTGCTGACGACGGGAGCCGACTGCTGGACCATGTTTGGAACCCCCCACGAGACCCGGCGCCAGGGCCGGGCCGGTGCGAAGTAGAGGTTTCGTCCATGCAAGTCAATGCGTTGGATTTCAAAGACAATCACCCGTCCGCCAGCCGACGCGCCCCCCGACTCCAGAGCATCAGGGCAATGCCCTAACGGCTTCCCGTATCCTGCATGTTGTCCGAGCGCCGACACCCAGCCAGACGCCCATCGCTGATTCGCCAAGGCTTTCAATCGTCTTCCCGGTCCCACCGGACGGAGGCCCCGTTGCGTCCGCGGTGCGGGAGGAAGCGCCGTGGCTCACGGACCGGGTGGGCGTATGCGCGCGGCCAGGTGGTGCGACTCGCGGACGCCTTCACTTCAGCGCACGTCGATCGCGACAGCCCGCGATGGCCCGAGTGGAGTGGACGCTGCGACGCCGCGGTGCTCCTGGCGCCAGCGCAGCTCGACTCCTGCACTCCCGGGTTCGAGCGCGGGTTCCTGACCGAACATCGGGTCGGAGCCCTCGGCCCTACGCCTGGACGCGCGGCACCGGCGCTCTCCGAGTAGCTGTCCGGGTGGCTGAGCGGCCCTCAAGGCTCGCCCCTGTGCTGAAAGCACGCATGGGACCCAGGTCCAGGCAGTCCGGTTCTTCACTCCGCGCACGGTCGCGGGCGGCGCCGTGCCGGGCCCTCGCTGGCCCGGCCCCCTCCAGGGTGCGTGCGCCACCGGGGCGTGCCTCATGGCGCGCCCAGAGGAGCGCTGAACCCTCAGGGTAGGGTCCGGCGACAGAACCAGCGACGCGGCGAGCCCGAGAACAATTTCATGTTTTACTATTCTATCTGGTCCCCTCCGTCTGTGTTGTGAACAGCGCGTGAAACGCAGCGGCTGGAGGCACGGCGGGGAGGCATGAGGGACCCATTTTACTTTTGACCCCCTGGCGCTGGAGCATGTGTCTCGAATGTGTCGCTCCCGCGTCTTCGCTCTCGACTTACAGCCCCGGCTCACGCTCTTCCGCGGCCCCCGGAAGACCTCCTCCTCGCGGCTCGCCGCGGTGGCGTCAGCACTGCTGATGCTCCTCGCGTTCGTGCCCGCGGCGCGAGCGGAGGCCGCTGGGGCGAC
This DNA window, taken from Corallococcus coralloides DSM 2259, encodes the following:
- a CDS encoding response regulator → MDALDKPSTVLVVESYDDLREALAALLVVEGYTVLSVPSSTQALDVLSRIPDMPSLVLLSLMLRNPEDQRFLTRLRNLGLTTRLPVLALTADPDLQAAPPGTVCLLGKPVRTEVLLAAVDRYRTRH
- a CDS encoding carboxylesterase/lipase family protein, which produces MVQQSAPVVSTVEGQLQGVVEEGVYAFKGIPYAQPPVGALRWRPPAPVVPWKHIRQASTFGKSSLQSRDGCIAGGGGDPYPMGEDCLYLNVWTPRVDPQAKLPVIVWIHGGAYVIGASGLPPYDGVPLASRDAILVTLNYRLGHLGFLAHPALQKEPGGGAANFGLLDQVAALQWVNRNIAKFGGDAGNVTIIGQSAGAKSVLSLFCMEAAKPLFHRGVAMSVYGLDEMPLEKAMLKGQALMRDMGVPDAEATPERMRQLSAESFWQQSPDHSLAPVAVCGDTVLPQSILSTFKAQQQARVPLILGSTSDDVSVMTAMGRDPMEILQALRDNNVPIGLLYPGVSPDEELARQVCRDIVFTLIPRQVADLHTKVSDAWRFYFEYTAAELRPEYPDGVPHGSDVPYFLDTVARCPPTQDVVTDEDRAYSRQVSGWMLQFARTGVPASATEWPKHQQGEDRTLRMQQPPKVEHNFMQLRLNAFLLASAIINSSDSRSGDKPGSRGNVRHTGATPQKKSRPEGMT
- a CDS encoding glutathione-independent formaldehyde dehydrogenase, whose protein sequence is MLAVVYKENSQVKVEEVEDPKLESPTDCVIRVTSAGICGSDLHMYEGRTASKAGQVFGHENMGVVEQVGPGVRSIKKGDRVVLPFNIACGTCFDCVRGRTEACLVANPEAPHAGYGYAGMGPYRGGQAELLRVPWADYNCLKIPGQPGDELEDDFLLLSDVFPTAYHGTELANVRPGATVAVFGAGPVGLLAGYCALLRGASEVYVVDSVPERLAKVKEMGAIPIDFTKGDPVKQIIDLRRGNPLIMGALRAGEEKAMGVMCGIDAVGYQSRDIKGADAHGGREKPTQVLEQLVELVNPTGSIGVIGVYMAPDPGAPDENAKQGIYPLPWAKVFDKGITVGTGQTPVKRYNHFLRDLIIAGRARPSMIVSHRLPLQDAPDAYKKFDARKDGYTKVILKPQLSPKARA
- a CDS encoding MATE family efflux transporter gives rise to the protein MPTEVEPTPSREPGLFRLTWPIFFEIFLFMLMGTADTLMLSGVSDAAVSAVGVVNQYVFICILVMEVVSHGASIVVSQYLGAKRGTEAARIAAQAITMNFLLGLAVSGGLLLSADFILGRMNLEPQTLAYASTYWHIAGGFLFLQALINVFSSLIRTYGFTRQSMYVAMGMNVVHVVGNWVLIFGHFGMPAHGVAGAAMSTVFSRAMAVGVFAWMLWRVMDVKMRPAHFVALTREYVRKILRVGVPSAVEQMTYHACQTVFLYYVTYLGPVALASRQYANAMSQYVFLCSLAIGMGTSIIVGRLVGAQRSQDAYARVLKSLKWSIGITVAVDVTAILFREPLIRLFTHDGDILRLTSQVLVLSLLLETGRSFNLVLVNALRAAGDATFPVIMAMISMVCMSLPLGYFLVFHLHLGLAGVWLAVAADEWTRGLAMWMRWRSRAWERQSLVSPAEAPVVMAH